One genomic region from Sorangium aterium encodes:
- a CDS encoding penicillin-binding protein activator LpoB produces the protein MPISPIIRPAALLAALTLAALSIGCGPTYVRGNQVEGLDDAAMSTGIDRRDIEQLLHENLTSLMASPVAKAWAHDGSRPTLAIYPLSNQTSEHIDSQLQALLSDVETYLAQASLVTVVSVERQQQMVAEVEKQHGGGFDPSHIAEYNRQLGAKYYLTGKVFTADERTEDERRVQYFMFMQLIEVATSAVAWQNRAAFTKALIQE, from the coding sequence ATGCCCATTTCGCCCATCATCCGTCCGGCCGCGCTGCTCGCGGCGCTCACGCTCGCCGCGCTTTCCATCGGCTGCGGCCCCACCTACGTGCGCGGCAATCAGGTCGAGGGGCTCGACGACGCGGCGATGAGCACGGGGATCGACAGGCGCGACATCGAGCAGCTCCTCCACGAGAACCTGACGTCGCTGATGGCCTCTCCGGTGGCCAAGGCGTGGGCGCACGACGGCTCGCGGCCCACGCTCGCCATCTATCCGCTGTCGAACCAGACGAGCGAGCACATCGACAGCCAGCTTCAGGCGCTCCTCTCCGATGTCGAGACGTACCTGGCTCAGGCGAGCCTCGTCACCGTGGTCAGCGTCGAGCGCCAGCAGCAGATGGTCGCGGAGGTCGAGAAGCAGCACGGCGGCGGGTTCGATCCGAGCCACATCGCCGAGTACAACCGCCAGCTCGGCGCGAAGTACTACCTCACCGGCAAGGTCTTCACCGCCGATGAGCGCACCGAGGACGAGCGCCGCGTCCAGTACTTCATGTTCATGCAGCTCATCGAGGTCGCCACGAGCGCGGTGGCCTGGCAGAACAGGGCGGCCTTCACCAAGGCGCTCATCCAGGAGTGA
- a CDS encoding trypsin-like serine protease, with protein sequence MQWRLAVCRNSTAWRTRAGCLLAAALAGCAGDADEADLHEEDAAEAALEIKGGYPDAGDRAIAGLLITDRRGRVARTCSSTVIAPNLVLTAQHCIAEAPKLIACKTATFGEPVDASQVYATLGGALWAADTPWIGARALLSPPDGNAVCGRDIALVVLSSPLGGSEVTPLAPRLERPPEESEVYSAVGFGDTEGRSRGGGVRRRRDGLHVECVGYGCGTQERVTGGEWRGENGICSGDSGGPALDVAGRIIGVTSRGPAGCADPIYGGLIAHRDWIVTEARRAADVGDYDPPWWATASDSAERLPSRRPLDERWLSCAYGPVVGDDSGAPAARALLALLALLALRRARTSALLTCRARRARGARAASQSTISA encoded by the coding sequence GTGCAATGGCGGCTGGCCGTGTGCCGGAACAGCACCGCATGGCGTACCCGAGCTGGATGCCTCCTCGCCGCCGCGCTGGCGGGCTGCGCTGGAGACGCGGACGAAGCTGACCTGCACGAGGAGGACGCGGCCGAGGCCGCGCTGGAGATCAAGGGAGGTTATCCAGACGCTGGAGATCGCGCGATCGCCGGGCTCCTCATCACCGATCGCCGAGGGCGCGTCGCGCGGACCTGCTCGAGCACCGTGATCGCGCCCAACCTGGTGCTCACCGCGCAGCACTGCATCGCGGAGGCTCCCAAGCTCATTGCCTGCAAGACGGCGACGTTCGGTGAGCCGGTCGATGCCTCGCAGGTCTACGCCACGCTCGGCGGGGCCCTGTGGGCTGCGGACACGCCGTGGATCGGCGCGCGCGCGCTGCTCAGCCCGCCCGACGGCAACGCCGTCTGCGGGCGCGACATCGCGCTCGTCGTGCTGTCTTCCCCGCTCGGCGGCAGCGAGGTCACGCCGCTCGCGCCTCGCCTTGAGCGGCCGCCCGAGGAGAGCGAGGTCTACTCGGCGGTGGGCTTCGGCGACACGGAGGGCAGATCGCGCGGCGGCGGCGTCCGCAGGCGCCGCGATGGGCTCCACGTCGAGTGCGTGGGGTACGGGTGTGGAACGCAGGAGCGCGTCACAGGAGGCGAGTGGCGCGGCGAGAACGGCATCTGCAGCGGCGACTCGGGCGGACCAGCGCTCGACGTGGCGGGGCGGATCATCGGCGTGACGTCGCGCGGGCCAGCCGGCTGCGCCGACCCCATCTATGGTGGGCTGATCGCCCATCGCGACTGGATCGTCACCGAGGCGAGGCGCGCCGCTGACGTCGGCGACTACGACCCGCCCTGGTGGGCGACGGCGTCGGACTCCGCGGAGCGCTTGCCCTCGCGCCGGCCGCTCGACGAGCGCTGGCTCTCGTGCGCGTACGGCCCCGTCGTCGGCGACGACAGCGGGGCCCCAGCGGCGCGCGCGCTGCTCGCGCTGCTCGCGCTGCTCGCGCTGAGGCGAGCCAGGACGTCGGCGCTGCTGACATGCCGCGCGCGGCGTGCACGCGGCGCGCGCGCGGCGTCGCAGAGCACGATTTCCGCCTGA
- the leuS gene encoding leucine--tRNA ligase: MARRDMAAETMDPRASTEPSPNEPREPARYDHAAVEPRWQRAWEEGETFRAVRSADPARAKRYVLDMFPYPSGAGLHVGHPEGYTATDIMSRYFRMRGIDVLHVMGWDAFGLPAEQHALETGTHPADTTARNIATFKRQLKMLGFSYDWSRELSTTDPRYVRWTQWIFLQLFKNGLAYQDEVSVNWCPALGTVLANEEVIDGKSERGSHPVYRTPLRQWMLRITAYADRLAEDLRLLDWPEGTVAMQRSWIGRSEGALITFEVKGWGKGSLSVFTTRPDTLMGVTYVVLAPEHPLTTWLTSAESGASEQRREAVRAYVAAAAGKSDRERLAAAAREKTGVDTGLVAVHPITGVEVPIWVADYVLGGYGTGAVMAVPGHDERDFSFARTYGLPIVEVVSPDGTLHDQLEAAYVDPGVAVRSGEFDGLATEECKRAVIARLEALGRGKREVNYKLRDWVFSRQRYWGEPIPIYFPVELADPQGDPRKGAAHTIRYDQPIAVDEASLPIELPPLADFRPGNDPAGPLARAVDWRFFQQDGKWYARETNTMPQWAGSCWYYLRFLDPQNDAEPFSQAAYDAWMPVDLYVGGAEHGVLHLLYARFWHKALYDLGHVKHPEPFAKLVHQGMILGEDNEKMSKSRGNVINPDDIVRVHGADVLRLYEMFMGPLEAVKPWQSAQIQGVVRFRDRVFATCTRPLSDAMDDATSRQLHRTIKKVTGDVEAMAFNTAISAMMVFVNHLSSLPSPPREAVLRLILLVSPFAPHLAEELWRLTGHERSLSYEPWPTYDEAFCVDDVLEIPVQVNGKVRGRVMLAKAASEEEARAAALGLESVAALAAGKQLKKFIYVAGKIVNIVVG, from the coding sequence ATGGCACGTCGCGATATGGCCGCCGAGACGATGGACCCCCGCGCCTCCACCGAACCTTCTCCCAACGAGCCGCGTGAGCCCGCGCGCTACGATCATGCCGCCGTCGAGCCGCGCTGGCAGCGCGCGTGGGAGGAAGGCGAGACGTTCCGCGCCGTCCGCAGCGCGGACCCCGCCCGCGCGAAGCGCTACGTGCTCGACATGTTCCCCTATCCGTCGGGGGCGGGGCTGCACGTCGGCCACCCCGAGGGGTACACGGCGACCGACATCATGTCCCGCTACTTCCGCATGCGCGGGATCGACGTGCTGCACGTCATGGGCTGGGACGCCTTCGGGCTGCCGGCGGAGCAGCACGCGCTCGAGACCGGCACGCACCCGGCCGACACGACGGCGCGGAACATCGCGACCTTCAAGCGCCAGCTCAAGATGCTGGGCTTCAGCTACGACTGGTCGCGAGAGCTCTCCACGACCGATCCGCGCTACGTGCGCTGGACGCAGTGGATCTTCCTCCAGCTCTTCAAGAACGGGCTCGCGTACCAGGATGAGGTGAGCGTCAACTGGTGCCCGGCGCTCGGGACCGTCCTTGCGAACGAGGAGGTGATCGACGGCAAGAGCGAGCGCGGCTCGCACCCGGTCTACCGGACGCCGCTCAGGCAATGGATGCTCCGCATCACCGCCTACGCCGACCGCCTGGCGGAGGATCTCCGCCTCCTCGACTGGCCTGAAGGGACGGTGGCGATGCAGCGCTCCTGGATCGGCCGCTCGGAGGGGGCGCTCATCACGTTCGAGGTCAAGGGATGGGGCAAGGGCTCGCTGAGCGTGTTCACGACCCGCCCCGACACGCTGATGGGCGTCACCTACGTCGTGCTCGCGCCCGAGCACCCGCTCACGACATGGCTCACGAGCGCCGAGAGCGGCGCGTCCGAGCAGCGCCGCGAGGCGGTGCGCGCGTACGTCGCGGCCGCGGCGGGCAAGAGCGATCGCGAGCGGCTCGCCGCGGCGGCGAGGGAGAAGACCGGCGTCGACACCGGCCTCGTCGCCGTCCACCCCATCACGGGCGTGGAGGTGCCGATCTGGGTCGCCGACTACGTGCTCGGCGGCTACGGCACCGGCGCCGTGATGGCGGTGCCAGGGCACGACGAGCGCGACTTCTCCTTCGCCCGCACCTACGGGCTGCCCATCGTCGAGGTCGTGAGCCCCGACGGCACCCTGCACGACCAGCTCGAGGCCGCCTACGTCGACCCAGGCGTCGCGGTCCGGAGCGGCGAGTTCGACGGGCTCGCGACGGAGGAGTGCAAGCGCGCGGTCATCGCGCGCCTCGAGGCGCTCGGGCGAGGCAAGCGCGAGGTGAACTACAAGCTGCGCGACTGGGTCTTCTCGCGCCAGCGCTACTGGGGCGAGCCGATCCCGATCTACTTCCCCGTCGAGCTCGCCGATCCTCAGGGCGATCCCAGGAAGGGCGCCGCGCACACGATCCGCTACGATCAGCCGATCGCGGTCGACGAGGCCAGCCTCCCGATCGAGCTGCCGCCGCTCGCCGACTTCCGCCCTGGCAACGACCCTGCGGGCCCGCTGGCGCGCGCCGTCGACTGGCGCTTCTTTCAGCAGGACGGCAAGTGGTACGCGCGCGAGACGAACACGATGCCGCAGTGGGCGGGCTCGTGCTGGTACTACCTTCGCTTCCTCGATCCGCAGAACGACGCGGAGCCGTTCTCGCAGGCCGCGTATGACGCGTGGATGCCCGTCGACCTCTACGTCGGCGGCGCGGAGCACGGCGTGCTGCACCTCCTCTACGCGCGCTTCTGGCACAAGGCGCTCTACGACCTCGGCCATGTGAAGCACCCCGAGCCCTTCGCGAAGCTCGTCCACCAGGGGATGATCCTCGGCGAGGACAACGAGAAGATGTCGAAGTCGCGGGGCAACGTGATCAACCCCGACGACATCGTGCGGGTCCACGGCGCCGACGTGCTGCGGCTGTACGAGATGTTCATGGGCCCGCTCGAGGCGGTGAAGCCGTGGCAATCGGCGCAGATCCAGGGGGTGGTCCGGTTCCGGGACCGCGTGTTCGCGACCTGCACGCGGCCGCTCTCGGACGCGATGGACGACGCGACGAGCCGGCAGCTCCACAGGACGATCAAGAAGGTGACCGGCGACGTCGAGGCGATGGCGTTCAACACCGCCATCTCCGCGATGATGGTCTTCGTGAATCACCTGAGCTCGCTGCCTTCGCCGCCGCGCGAGGCGGTCCTCCGGCTGATCCTCCTCGTCTCCCCCTTCGCGCCGCACCTCGCGGAGGAGCTGTGGCGGCTCACCGGCCACGAGCGCTCGCTCAGCTATGAGCCATGGCCCACGTACGACGAGGCCTTCTGCGTCGACGACGTCCTGGAGATCCCGGTGCAGGTGAACGGCAAGGTCCGCGGTCGCGTGATGCTGGCGAAGGCGGCATCGGAGGAAGAGGCACGAGCCGCCGCGCTCGGCCTGGAGAGCGTTGCCGCCCTCGCCGCGGGCAAGCAGCTGAAGAAGTTCATCTACGTCGCGGGGAAGATCGTGAACATCGTGGTCGGCTGA
- a CDS encoding UDP-N-acetylmuramoyl-tripeptide--D-alanyl-D-alanine ligase: MATPIPHNLAPFSLDELARATGGRVLRSGPDARGISTDSRTIAPGAAFVALTGESFDGHRFLDAAAQRGAAAFIVSREVALPPGGGAVLVDDGLAALGALARAHRERWRSGAHADGPRAIVAIGGSAGKTTTTRTIAALLAGVGRGEVHATAGNLNNAIGLPMTLLGLEGRHRFAVVEIGTNQRGEVAALARIAGPDLAVLTSIGVEHTEGLGTLEDVAAEEGDLLAALPAEGVALGNGDDAKVVEQLERAGAARRITYGFGERARIRIAGRRPVGVRGTSVRIERGGEALELVVPLLGEAGALAAAAAVAVVEEAVGEPLSTERATRAAAGLAPPGDGRLSVRELRDGTVVIDDTYNANPLSMRSSLRTAVEVAEALGKRLVLLLGEMRELGALAAAEHDALGEQVGAVRPAALIAVGGEAARIARAAEAAGVRAWFAGDADAAAARAQEIVERGDLVLVKGSRGIRMERIVEALVASAGRGDGSSPSL; this comes from the coding sequence ATGGCGACGCCGATCCCGCACAACCTTGCCCCCTTCTCCCTCGACGAGCTGGCGCGCGCGACCGGCGGGCGCGTGCTGAGGAGCGGGCCGGACGCGCGGGGCATCTCGACCGACAGCCGGACGATCGCGCCCGGAGCGGCGTTCGTCGCGCTCACCGGCGAGAGCTTCGATGGCCACAGGTTCCTCGACGCTGCCGCGCAGCGCGGGGCGGCCGCGTTCATCGTCTCCCGCGAGGTGGCCCTGCCGCCCGGAGGAGGCGCGGTGCTCGTGGACGACGGCCTCGCGGCGCTCGGGGCGCTGGCCAGAGCGCACCGCGAGCGATGGCGGAGCGGCGCCCACGCCGACGGGCCGCGGGCGATCGTCGCGATCGGCGGCTCGGCCGGCAAGACGACGACGACGCGGACCATCGCGGCGCTGCTCGCGGGGGTGGGCCGCGGCGAGGTGCACGCGACGGCGGGCAACCTGAACAACGCCATCGGGCTGCCGATGACGCTGCTCGGGCTCGAGGGCCGCCATCGCTTCGCGGTCGTCGAGATCGGCACGAACCAGCGCGGCGAGGTCGCGGCCCTCGCGCGGATCGCGGGGCCGGACCTCGCCGTGCTGACGTCCATCGGCGTCGAGCACACCGAGGGGCTCGGCACGCTGGAAGACGTCGCCGCCGAGGAAGGGGATCTGCTGGCCGCCTTGCCGGCCGAGGGCGTGGCCCTCGGCAACGGCGACGACGCGAAGGTGGTCGAGCAGCTCGAGCGCGCCGGCGCCGCGCGGCGGATCACCTACGGCTTCGGGGAGCGCGCGCGAATCCGGATCGCGGGGAGGCGGCCGGTCGGGGTGCGCGGCACCTCGGTGAGGATCGAGCGGGGAGGCGAGGCGCTGGAGCTCGTCGTCCCGCTGCTCGGCGAGGCGGGGGCGCTGGCGGCGGCTGCGGCCGTCGCCGTCGTGGAAGAGGCGGTCGGCGAGCCGCTCTCGACCGAGCGGGCGACCCGCGCCGCCGCAGGGCTCGCGCCGCCAGGGGACGGGCGGCTGTCCGTCCGCGAGCTGCGGGACGGGACCGTCGTCATCGACGACACCTACAACGCCAACCCGCTATCGATGCGATCGTCCCTCAGGACGGCCGTCGAGGTGGCCGAGGCGCTCGGGAAGCGGCTGGTCCTGCTGCTCGGCGAGATGCGCGAGCTCGGCGCGCTCGCGGCGGCGGAGCACGACGCGCTCGGCGAGCAGGTCGGCGCCGTCCGCCCCGCCGCGCTGATCGCCGTCGGTGGCGAGGCGGCGCGGATCGCGCGCGCCGCCGAGGCTGCCGGCGTGCGGGCGTGGTTCGCTGGCGACGCGGACGCCGCCGCGGCCCGAGCGCAGGAGATCGTCGAGCGCGGGGATCTGGTGCTCGTGAAGGGCTCGCGCGGGATCAGGATGGAGCGGATCGTGGAAGCCCTCGTCGCCAGCGCCGGGCGCGGCGACGGCTCATCACCCTCGCTGTGA
- a CDS encoding peptide deformylase codes for MELPPIVLAGRAVLRKPAAPVPPEEIGTKRLKHLVSTMVSVMRKAPGVGLAAPQIGVGQQVIVLEDSEELMARLTPGQRAERGRVPFPLRVVINPTLRVLAPSLPDAAGAGRATFFEGCLSVPGYMALVERDLSVEVSGVDEDGKEVRWEATGWPARILQHEVDHLRGTLYVDRMVTRSFCSNEEAKLLLSLSVAEARAALDA; via the coding sequence ATGGAGCTCCCCCCGATCGTCCTCGCAGGCAGAGCCGTCCTGCGGAAGCCCGCCGCGCCCGTCCCGCCCGAAGAGATCGGGACGAAGCGGCTCAAGCACCTCGTGTCGACGATGGTCTCCGTCATGCGCAAGGCGCCCGGCGTGGGGCTGGCGGCGCCGCAGATCGGCGTCGGCCAGCAGGTGATCGTGCTCGAAGACAGCGAAGAGCTCATGGCCCGCCTCACGCCGGGCCAGCGCGCCGAGCGCGGCCGCGTGCCCTTCCCGCTCAGGGTCGTCATCAACCCGACGCTGAGGGTCCTCGCGCCGTCGCTCCCGGACGCGGCAGGCGCGGGGCGGGCGACGTTCTTCGAGGGCTGCCTGAGCGTCCCGGGTTACATGGCGCTGGTCGAGCGAGATCTGTCGGTCGAGGTGAGCGGCGTGGACGAGGACGGCAAGGAGGTCCGGTGGGAAGCGACGGGCTGGCCCGCGCGGATCCTCCAGCACGAGGTCGATCACCTCCGCGGCACGCTGTACGTCGATCGCATGGTCACGCGCTCCTTCTGCAGCAACGAGGAGGCGAAGCTCCTGCTCAGCCTGTCCGTCGCCGAGGCGCGGGCCGCGCTCGACGCGTGA
- a CDS encoding MMPL family transporter, translating into MAAPPSPPSARADARRRPLRLVVVVALAALTLAAFAAVTLRLQLEPNVASLLPERGDAAALRRYVRGFGGGDLGVVMVKGDDPDENAAVAAEIARALAARPTVQRAADRIDVSRSLDPWVAFRHADARVRERLAAALSPEGMRERLAETRAMLLAPGGGAAAETIAADPLRLSQLVFESADIGSGVRTQADGAFASDDGKVHLVLVQPAGQALRGADARAFVADANAVLGPVRAAHPGLTLGLTGGHAIAAATEAMLTRDLAISGSLSMLLASVVFALLFRRLRALAAVMPPLVLGTLWTAGLATALPGGLSAIAVAFMSVVVGVGVDTGVHVYAALLEARREGLDPEAAGRAARARTSRAVLIAAVTAGAAFGALALSDINALRQLGLLCAAGEVLTAIAIVLVTPAVGAWLERGTPPIEAPARWPDFLYRLTRTRGRALALAGLAALPIAAVALGASPPLAEAIVAIRPAELEPLKVQQEIFEAFGGRRGQWVVLVADGDQERARARGDRIAERLASMKDDVEAVDALTALAPAAPTQAERFAARDALDLPGKADELERALRDTGFAPERFSSVLDGMRAPPRQEVALSDLERGPASILLSRYLGADGGEALVALYVRPRETGSVERIERALREEDPRAMLTGYSRLEASLRETLAHDMPRIALVAGALVLLALSASLRSARDIALAAIVVASEISLVLLLIRVLGIPLHAYDALVIPVLLGITVDEGMFLLHRAREIEAAGGGDAVIREMLRREGPAIAATALTTAAGFSALAFCGFDGLRDLGRVGALGSAVGLVVALLVVPAGLRLWPRAHGRA; encoded by the coding sequence ATGGCAGCACCCCCTTCGCCTCCTTCGGCTCGCGCGGACGCCCGCCGCCGGCCGCTCCGCCTCGTCGTCGTCGTCGCCCTCGCGGCGCTGACGCTCGCCGCCTTCGCCGCCGTGACGCTGCGGCTACAGCTCGAGCCGAACGTCGCCTCGCTCCTGCCGGAGCGCGGGGACGCCGCGGCGCTGCGCCGGTACGTGCGCGGGTTCGGGGGCGGCGACCTCGGCGTCGTGATGGTCAAGGGCGACGACCCCGACGAGAACGCGGCCGTGGCCGCGGAGATCGCGCGGGCCCTCGCGGCGCGCCCGACCGTGCAGCGCGCCGCCGATCGGATCGACGTCTCGCGCTCGCTCGATCCGTGGGTCGCGTTCCGGCACGCGGACGCGCGCGTGCGAGAGCGCCTCGCCGCCGCGCTCTCGCCCGAGGGGATGCGGGAGCGCCTCGCCGAGACGCGCGCCATGCTGCTCGCGCCGGGCGGCGGCGCCGCGGCCGAGACGATCGCGGCCGACCCGCTGCGCCTCTCGCAGCTCGTCTTCGAGTCCGCGGACATCGGATCCGGGGTGCGCACGCAGGCGGACGGCGCCTTCGCTTCGGACGACGGCAAGGTGCACCTCGTCTTGGTGCAGCCGGCGGGGCAGGCGCTCCGCGGCGCCGACGCGCGGGCGTTCGTCGCGGACGCGAACGCCGTCCTCGGTCCTGTGCGCGCGGCGCACCCGGGGCTCACGCTCGGGCTCACCGGCGGGCACGCCATCGCCGCGGCGACCGAGGCGATGCTCACGCGCGATCTCGCGATCTCGGGGTCGCTCTCGATGCTGCTCGCCTCCGTCGTCTTCGCGCTGCTCTTCCGCCGCCTGCGCGCCCTGGCCGCGGTGATGCCGCCGCTCGTGCTCGGGACCCTCTGGACCGCGGGGCTCGCCACGGCGCTCCCGGGCGGGCTCAGCGCGATCGCCGTCGCCTTCATGTCGGTGGTCGTCGGCGTCGGCGTCGACACCGGCGTCCACGTCTACGCCGCGCTGCTCGAGGCGCGGCGCGAGGGCCTCGATCCCGAGGCGGCCGGGCGCGCAGCGAGGGCGCGGACCTCCCGCGCCGTGCTCATCGCCGCCGTCACGGCGGGGGCGGCGTTCGGGGCCCTCGCGCTGTCGGACATCAACGCGCTCCGGCAGCTCGGGCTCCTGTGCGCCGCGGGCGAGGTCCTGACGGCGATCGCCATCGTGCTCGTGACGCCGGCCGTGGGCGCGTGGCTCGAGCGGGGGACCCCGCCGATCGAGGCGCCGGCGCGCTGGCCCGACTTCCTCTACCGGCTCACCCGTACCCGGGGCCGCGCGCTCGCGCTCGCGGGGCTCGCGGCGCTCCCCATCGCGGCCGTCGCCCTCGGCGCCTCTCCGCCGCTCGCGGAGGCCATCGTCGCGATCCGGCCAGCCGAGCTCGAGCCGCTCAAGGTACAGCAGGAGATCTTCGAGGCGTTCGGCGGACGGCGGGGGCAGTGGGTGGTGCTCGTCGCGGACGGCGACCAGGAGCGCGCCCGCGCGCGGGGCGACCGGATCGCGGAGCGCCTCGCCTCGATGAAGGACGACGTGGAGGCCGTCGACGCGCTCACCGCGCTCGCCCCCGCCGCCCCGACGCAGGCCGAGCGCTTCGCCGCGCGCGACGCGCTCGATCTGCCTGGCAAGGCCGACGAGCTCGAGCGCGCGCTCCGCGACACGGGCTTCGCGCCCGAGCGCTTCTCGTCGGTGCTCGACGGGATGCGCGCGCCGCCCCGGCAGGAGGTGGCGCTCTCCGATCTCGAGCGCGGCCCCGCGTCGATCCTGCTCTCGCGCTACCTCGGGGCGGACGGGGGAGAGGCGCTCGTCGCGCTGTACGTGAGGCCCCGCGAGACCGGCTCGGTCGAGCGGATCGAGCGCGCGCTCCGCGAGGAGGACCCGCGCGCCATGCTCACCGGCTACAGCCGGCTCGAGGCGTCGCTGCGCGAGACGCTCGCGCACGACATGCCGCGGATCGCGCTCGTCGCGGGCGCGCTCGTGCTGCTGGCGCTCTCGGCTTCCCTCCGCAGCGCGCGCGACATCGCGCTGGCCGCGATCGTCGTCGCCTCGGAGATCTCCCTCGTCCTCCTGTTGATCCGGGTGCTCGGCATCCCCCTGCACGCGTACGACGCGCTCGTCATCCCGGTGCTGCTCGGGATCACGGTGGACGAGGGGATGTTCCTGCTCCACCGCGCCCGCGAGATCGAGGCGGCGGGCGGCGGCGACGCCGTGATCCGCGAGATGCTGCGCCGCGAGGGGCCGGCGATCGCCGCCACGGCGCTGACCACGGCTGCGGGCTTCTCCGCGCTCGCGTTCTGCGGCTTCGACGGCCTCCGCGACCTGGGCCGGGTCGGCGCGCTGGGCAGCGCGGTCGGCCTCGTGGTCGCGCTCCTCGTGGTGCCGGCGGGGCTGCGGCTCTGGCCCCGGGCCCACGGACGCGCGTAA
- a CDS encoding RNA recognition motif domain-containing protein, producing the protein MGTRLYVGNLPFSATKASVQAAFAQSGEVTDVHIVTDRESGQSRGFGFVTMGTPEQAQQAIENMNGAMMDGRPLRVNEAEERVQRGGGGGGGGYGSGGGGGYGGGGGGGGRGGRGGGGGGYGGGGGGGRGGRGGRGGDRY; encoded by the coding sequence ATGGGTACTCGCCTCTACGTTGGTAATCTCCCCTTCTCCGCCACCAAGGCCTCCGTGCAGGCCGCGTTCGCTCAGAGCGGCGAGGTGACGGATGTGCACATCGTGACCGACCGCGAGAGTGGCCAGTCACGCGGCTTCGGGTTCGTCACGATGGGCACGCCTGAGCAGGCCCAGCAGGCGATCGAGAACATGAACGGCGCCATGATGGACGGCCGTCCGCTTCGCGTGAACGAGGCGGAGGAGCGGGTCCAGCGTGGTGGCGGTGGTGGCGGCGGCGGTTACGGCAGCGGTGGCGGCGGCGGCTACGGCGGCGGCGGCGGCGGTGGTGGCCGCGGCGGTCGTGGCGGTGGCGGCGGCGGTTACGGCGGCGGCGGTGGTGGCGGCCGCGGTGGTCGCGGCGGCCGCGGCGGCGATCGGTACTGA
- the nhaA gene encoding Na+/H+ antiporter NhaA encodes MATSDLRNAPPGTWLPARRLALWIFQPLERFLHVQAASGIVLIIATAVALAWANSPWAASYERLWRTPMRLGLGSYLVEHDLHFWINDGLMAIFFFVVGLEIRREIHQGELSVLKRAVLPVAAALGGMLFPALIYLALNPSPPERSGWGVPMATDIAFAVGALALLGNRVPAALRVLLLALAIIDDIGAILVIAVFYSSSISVAGFGLVALGIAGVLALQRFGVRSPAVYVAPGVVTWAGLLSAGVHPTIAGVLLGLLTPVHPWFGEEGFLAEARRALQDFQERATGGHDARELTGPLAQLAQARREALPPVVSLEAALHPWVAYGIMPLFAFANAGVSLGDVHLGAAGSTRLLLGVVLGLTMGKPLGIMVACFLSVKLGLAALPRGVLWRGVLVVGCVAGIGFTMAIFVAGLAFGTGQRLGVAKLAVLLGSLFSALVAMAVGKLVLRPAQAGQIAATADEAEASTEY; translated from the coding sequence ATGGCCACCTCGGACCTCCGCAACGCGCCGCCCGGAACCTGGCTGCCCGCGCGCCGCCTGGCGCTCTGGATCTTCCAGCCCCTCGAGCGGTTCCTCCACGTCCAGGCGGCGAGCGGCATCGTCCTGATCATCGCCACCGCGGTGGCCCTCGCGTGGGCGAACTCTCCCTGGGCTGCTTCGTACGAGCGCCTCTGGCGCACGCCGATGAGGCTCGGCCTCGGCTCCTACCTCGTCGAGCACGATCTCCATTTCTGGATCAACGACGGGCTGATGGCGATCTTCTTCTTCGTCGTCGGGCTCGAGATCCGGCGCGAGATCCATCAGGGCGAGCTCTCCGTCCTGAAGCGGGCGGTGCTGCCCGTCGCGGCCGCGCTCGGGGGCATGCTCTTCCCGGCGCTCATCTACCTCGCGCTGAACCCGAGCCCGCCGGAGCGCAGCGGGTGGGGCGTGCCGATGGCGACGGACATCGCGTTCGCGGTCGGCGCGCTGGCGCTGCTCGGCAACCGCGTCCCGGCTGCGCTGCGCGTGCTGCTCCTCGCGCTCGCGATCATCGATGACATCGGCGCGATCCTCGTCATCGCCGTCTTCTATTCGTCGAGCATCTCGGTCGCGGGGTTCGGGCTCGTGGCCCTGGGCATCGCGGGCGTGCTCGCGCTTCAGCGCTTCGGCGTCCGCTCGCCGGCGGTCTACGTCGCGCCCGGCGTCGTTACCTGGGCCGGCCTGCTGAGCGCCGGCGTGCACCCCACGATCGCGGGGGTCCTGCTCGGCCTGCTCACGCCGGTGCATCCCTGGTTCGGCGAGGAGGGCTTCCTCGCCGAGGCCCGCAGGGCGCTGCAGGACTTCCAGGAGCGCGCGACCGGCGGGCATGACGCGCGCGAGCTCACCGGGCCGCTCGCGCAGCTCGCGCAGGCGCGGCGCGAGGCGCTGCCGCCCGTCGTGAGCCTGGAGGCCGCGCTGCATCCGTGGGTCGCCTACGGGATCATGCCGCTCTTCGCGTTCGCCAACGCGGGCGTGAGCCTCGGCGACGTGCACCTCGGCGCGGCGGGCTCGACGCGGCTGCTGCTCGGGGTCGTCCTCGGCCTGACGATGGGCAAGCCGCTCGGGATCATGGTCGCGTGCTTCCTGTCGGTGAAGCTCGGCCTCGCCGCCCTCCCGCGCGGCGTCCTCTGGCGAGGCGTGCTCGTCGTCGGCTGCGTCGCGGGCATCGGCTTCACGATGGCGATCTTCGTCGCGGGGCTCGCGTTCGGAACGGGGCAAAGGCTCGGGGTCGCGAAGCTCGCCGTCCTGCTCGGGTCGCTGTTCTCGGCCCTGGTCGCGATGGCCGTCGGCAAGCTCGTGCTCCGCCCCGCGCAGGCAGGCCAGATCGCCGCGACGGCCGATGAGGCGGAGGCATCGACGGAGTACTGA